AGCGGATGAGGTATGGTGCGCATTGTTGTTAATTGATTCACTTTGACCATAGATGATCCAGTGTCCAAGTtcgcattattattaaatgcttcACGTTGACCGAATATGGTCCATTttccagtgtacattattattattcAATGCTTCCTGTTGACCATGTGTGGTTCAGTGTCCAGTGCACATTATTATTAAGTGCTTCAAATTGACCAGCTGTGGTCCAATGCacagtgtacattattatcaaATGCTTCATTTTGACCAGATGTTGCCCATTTTCCAGTGCCCATTATTATTAAACGGTTCACCATGACCATTTATGACCCAGTATCCAGTGTGCATTTTTATTAAGTGCACCACATTGACCAGATTAcagtgtccagtgtgcattattagtaaatgcttcacattgaccagatTACAATATCCAATCAACATTATTATTAAGTGCTTCACTTTGACCAGATACTTTTCAATAGAGATTTCGATTTTATTGTATTTTAGTTAATGTGTTAATGTATTCTACTAAATATGTTAATGTATCCCTCGCTGATATTTTAAGGAAGGCAATTGACAATATCCCAGTGGAATTAATGTTGCATACCCTCACCAGTCAAGTGGCTCACTTCCCATGCGCCACTCTCTTTCTGTGTACATGTTGCCCCTTTCCGCAATGCGCAATTAATCCACGTCAAAACCCAACTTGCTTTATTTTGCTTATCTTTATAATTGGCCAAATCCCTCTCAagactgtcagtctctctctttccatcaCCTGCCAGCGTGGTGTTATCGAATAGAAGAGGAGACTGTGTTGTAAATCTACAAAGCCTGCTACAGCTTCATGTCAGTTGTTTGTTATTTACATAATATGCCATTCCGTGTAAATAGATATTTCATcccattcttcagctcctctctgaatttcctcAGTGTCAGTCCATAGATGCACGTATTGGTACAGgagctgagaagctgcagcatgaaTCCCGTTTGCTGGTTGATGTATATCGGATTACTGCAGTATTTGTTTGTATAATTGTAGTTTTTCACCCGCCATGTTAAGGAATGGACAACATACGTCATCCAGAGCAGAATGAAATTACCAGATAGAGCGAAGAGTAAAATCATGGATTTCTTTCTGTTCTCGGTCtctggatcattgtgattatCACCGTTGCTCAGGAGTGTCCTGCGGACTATATTGGACATTATAATGTGTTTGACGGTGAGAGCATTGAACAGCAGGATGAAAAAGATGGGCAGTAAAGGGGTTAAAATACTATCGAACCACTCATACGCCGCCCACAAGAGCGAGTTGTAATAGGTAGTGGTAAAAATGCAGAAATACGGGACATTGTTAATTGTAAGCTTGGGTTCGTACACGAAGTAAAAGGGAATGCTCCTCAAACAGCCCAGCGCACACACGCTCGCTACAACCATGCTTGCTGTCCTCTGGGTACAAAACTTTGGTTTGAGATTCTGACAGCAAATAGCTACAAAGCGATCGAAGGTAAAAGCCACCGTGAACCAAACGGAACAGTCCAGGGCCGCAATTTTGGTGACAAGTTTCAGGGCGCATATCGGAGTGATGAATAAGAAATTTACTGGCAAGTAAATATTGTTAATTCGCTTCAGTATGACTTCAATGATTACCACCgttagatcggccgctgccattgcCACCAGATAGCGAGTgatgcatttggagagaccgcactttcctcgagtcaggatcacaatcgccaccaaattaactgtaagagagaaaaaataaattatcACCAGACAGTCCCAAAAATAACCAGTCCCGCTGAAGTCTGCAGGCTGATTCCAATCTCGTTGTCCCCTGTGTTCATTGTAACTGGTTATGTGCACAATAATGAACTGGGGAATTGCAATGAGAGTACATAAAATAATCAACTCATTGCATCGATTCAAATCTTACCGAAACGGCGTTAGATAAGAGATTACAAGatagcgggggcggggggaataAAACACCATGAATTAACGATGTGACATATTCTGGTAAAGGAAAAGTAAAGCAAATTTCATCAGTAATAGATTATATAACGGATGAATCAAACCAGGCAAATTTGGAATAATTTGTGAGTGTCCAGGGATTTGTAATAAAGATCAACTAAAATCAAAACATAATTGTGAAATTAACGGTAAGGGACTTCAATAAGATTAATAATGAAGATAAACGCTGTAACGAAAGGAGCAACAAAGCAACAGAGTGGACAAATGGCGGGAAATAAAATAACGAAAAGCGTAATAAAAAATAAATCGGGATATTGGAGGAAGGGGTGATTCATAAAAGtgcacagaagttacaacactgAGGCAGGCCATTAGGCACAACCAGTCCTTGTTCGGGTTTACCCTCCACGTGAACAGATAGTTCTAATCATATTTACCAAACCTGCTCTCATAACCACTTCACTGTTCTACGACATCTGCCTTTCCAATTTAATCTTACATGTTAACATAGCGTCTGATTCatacctggaagtgaattccaccagCCTCCCTACgctctggaaaatgctggaatccatgatCAAGGAAGTGGTAGCAGGGTACTTCGGAAATCGTAAAATGATTAGACAgagacaacatggttttataaaaaagaaatcttgtttgacaaatctattagggttttctgaggatgtaactatagggtagataaaggggaaccagtgaatgtaacgtatttggattttcgaaaggcatttgataaggttgttacacaagataacggctcatgggattgggggtaatatattagcatggatagagcatGGGTAAAAGGCAGGAAACAGAGCGTAAGCATAAAAGGATCATTTTGAAGTTGGCACGGTGAtagtagtggggtgccgcaaggatcagtgctggggactcagctatttacaatctatattaataacttagaagaGGTGTCCGAGTGCAATTTATCCAAGttagctgacgatacaaagctagttggaaagtgagctgtgaggaggacccaaagagtttgcaaagggatataggcagcttaagtgagtgggcaacaagttggcagttggagtataatgcggGGATATATGAGGTTAAaacctttggtaggaagaatagaaaaacagaatatgttttaaatgttgagaaactattaaatgttggtattcagtgaGACTTGGGCGTCCTGGTACACGAAACGCAGGAAGCTAGCGTGCAGTTACAGCaaggaattaggaaggcaaatggtgtgtcagcctttattgcaagggggttggagtgcaagtgtAGGGCGGTCTTGCTGCAACTCATAAGGGCTTTgttgaggccacacctggagtattgtgtacagttttggtctccttacctaaggaaggatgtacttgccttcgcggcagtgtaacgaaggttcgctagattgattcctgggataagaggtttgacctatgaggagagattgagtggaatgggcccatactctctggggtttagaagaatgagaggtaatatcattgaaacataagattttcAGAGCACGTaacggggtagatgctgggaggctgatctcttggctggagagtctagaaatagggttTCTCAGGAACcttctcaggataaggagtcactCATTTAGGACTGAAGTTAGGacacatttcttcactcaaagggttgtaaaCCTTCGGAATTcgctacccaagagggctgtggatgctcagtcgttgaatatattcaaggctgagatcgatagatttttgggctctaagggGATGAAGTAATATGGGaattggcgggaaagtggaattgaggttgaagatcaatcaTAATCTAACTGATTGGTGGAGCAACCCCCAGGGGCCGTATTGCCTGTTCTTGCTCCTATATGCTATATTCTTATGTATGCTTTGTGTGGAGGTGTTCATTCTGCTCTCAGCCCTTGAACCTCAAAAGATGTAACGTATGAGATATCGAGTTCCACTCGACCGGAGAGGTCGCAGCCATGTTACCGACCTGAGAAGGTAAATGTACACTGGCCCACTAGAGCGGCTGAATTCAACCAACTAAGTCGAATTCTGGTGCGAGGAGCGATTGATGGTGCAGGAGGGGATTGTGCGGGAACATCCTTATGTTCTCAACCACACTGGTTTGTGAGGCAAACTCCGCAGCTGAGCGACACAACACTGAGTGAGACTCGGTACAAAATAAATTACTGGGAGAGTTAGAGAATCCATGGCATGGCAGCTCAGACTGGGCGAGGTAAAATAACGCAGAACTGGTAGGGTTGTTATTTACTTAAAGAGAGATTGATCGAAGGTAAAGAGTTGAATCCAGTGACATTCTTGCAAAATCCCTCGTCTCATTTTGTCAATTTCTACCGACGTCTAGTTAAGTTTCCTTCACTCCATTTAGCAGTCCCCGACTTTCTCTGAGCCTCTATCAATGCTGCCTCATTTCGCAGCTCTGCAGTCCCCGGTTCACCCTGATCCTCAATCAAAGCTGCCTCATTTCCCAGCACTGCAGTCTCcggctctctctaaccctcagtcaaTGCTGCCTCATTTCCCTGCTCTGCAGTCCCTAGGTCTCTCTgagcctcaatcaatgctgtctcaTTTCCCAGTTCTGCAGTCCTTGGCTCTCTGAGCCTCAAACAATGCTGCCTCATTCGCTCGGTTGGTTGCTGAGATCCCAAACACACTGATGGGATTTACACTCGCCAACCCGCGATTTATTTCCTCAATGATTAGGAAAATCTAGGATTGACGAGTGTTGAACCCGAATTGCTCATCACGCACAGGTTCCGTTGACACAATGTCCAGAGTTTTCTATCTAAATTTCAATCCATATACAGAATATTCACATTTTAAACAAACGCACCTATTTCAGTTGGAAGGCTTTGTTCAGAAACAAGCAATGACGAGCATAGCCTTGCAGTGCTGAACACCTCCTCCATCAACAATGAATGGCGACGTCATTTGTTATCTGCCTattcatattttttaaaagatcctTTTTATTTTGGTAGATAAATCTCCCATTGGTTGTACATCCCATCTAGGTTAAACAGTTAAGTTCATCGTTGCAAGACTGAAGTATACCGTTCACCTCACATCCAATAAAATTCCTGCATAGGTGACCTCACCGTCAAATTACTCGTCCTCTCCCCTTCTCACAAGTCTAAGACAGAGCGTCAGTTAACCCCACAACTAAATTGGGAAAAAGGCAATCAATTATAACAGACCAAAGTACCATTCATTGATATTGCGCAGATAGTCAGCCTTTGAAAATGACAACGATTTTTTTTTCAATCAATATGATGACTGTAGTCAATTAAATACCAAGAGCAGCGAACTACTATTATCTGGAACTTTGAACCTTGTGAACAAGCAGACAATGGTCTGCACTAAGTTGATTACTGCTTTGTTTGTCCTTTGGCGTTTTATTTCTGGCAATAAAAGGACACATTGAAACTTCAGCACAGACACAGAGCACACTTTCTCACAGTCCTACAAAGGTTTATGTTACGTCTGATGCCAACGTCTATTCGAGATACGGAATTCCCCAGCACAAAGTACTGGGAATAATCCGTCATTATTTCTTGGGTTGAAAATTCAAAGCAGTTCATAATGTTAATCAAACAATCGTATTGATAGACAAGAAAAATACTGCACAATGAACTGATACAATGCAAGGTGCGATTATATCACAAACAGATAGAAATCTATAATCACAATAgatcacagaaggcggccatttggtccatcatgcctgcgcCTGCTCGttgaaagaactattcaattagtCTTGTTATatgtttctatctttctctctatcgctctctgcctctctgacaATTATACACTCCATACGTTTTTAAATTGATAAACGTATCAAAGCATATCAATATCAATAGGTAACAATACAAGACAAGCAACAAGAGCAGCATctattacacattggtttccacAGTAATCAGTTCCATTTCCTTACCCGTAATACCAACGATTGCAAGAACGGGGTAGTAAATACGTTCTATCTCAAAGATGAGTAGATAATCCATGTTCTGTGTGAAGGAGCGATGTCTGTGGCGCTGGACACGAGGCTCTGACAGAAAAGTGTCAATTCGGTCAAATGAGACGCTACTTATACCAGAGAAGATCGTCTGCTGGGAAATTAGCTGGAGTGCTGCATCAGAGATATTAGTCTCATTCAGTTAAACAAACAGATTTAATCAACCATTCTCCCCAAGGATTCATTAAGCACCAGAATCTATTTTAAGGGATTTTTCAAAACACTTTAAAATTGCTTTGGACTTTCGTCAGAAAACAACGATTCTCCTGCAGCCCTGGGACTGAGCCGCATGAACAACCTCGTTAACAAGCCTCAGGCTGATTATTGCATGTACAGACCCAGCGATTCGATAGTTATCTTTAAAGAATCTCTATTCAGCATCCTGTGCGCGACACTGAGGTATCTGAAATCGCACCCATGTGATTTTACCTTTTTAAATACAGTCGAGATTAGAGATtgaaagaggaggagaggtaaTGACCAGtacatgcatttttaaaaaacaaaaaggggTTTACTATTGAAAGTCCCAATGGCAGGTAGATGGGATAAATGGC
This DNA window, taken from Heptranchias perlo isolate sHepPer1 chromosome 2, sHepPer1.hap1, whole genome shotgun sequence, encodes the following:
- the LOC137332846 gene encoding probable G-protein coupled receptor 139: MDYLLIFEIERIYYPVLAIVGITVNLVAIVILTRGKCGLSKCITRYLVAMAAADLTVVIIEVILKRINNIYLPVNFLFITPICALKLVTKIAALDCSVWFTVAFTFDRFVAICCQNLKPKFCTQRTASMVVASVCALGCLRSIPFYFVYEPKLTINNVPYFCIFTTTYYNSLLWAAYEWFDSILTPLLPIFFILLFNALTVKHIIMSNIVRRTLLSNGDNHNDPETENRKKSMILLFALSGNFILLWMTYVVHSLTWRVKNYNYTNKYCSNPIYINQQTGFMLQLLSSCTNTCIYGLTLRKFREELKNGMKYLFTRNGILCK